From the genome of Mesorhizobium japonicum MAFF 303099, one region includes:
- a CDS encoding DUF1269 domain-containing protein, which translates to MSDLVVIVYPTEAKAEEVRQRLFALQKEYLINISDAVIATKTEAGNVKLNQIMNTTVAGAVSGSFWGLLIGVIFLNPVIGVAIGAASGALGGALTDVGINDAFMKDLSATLQPGNAALFVLIHGMTADKVLSAIKGFGGVVLKTSLDETKEQILREALSQASEAA; encoded by the coding sequence ATGTCCGACCTGGTCGTCATAGTCTACCCCACCGAAGCCAAGGCTGAAGAGGTGCGCCAGCGCCTGTTTGCATTGCAGAAGGAATACCTCATCAACATTAGTGACGCCGTCATTGCGACCAAGACTGAAGCCGGCAACGTGAAGCTCAACCAGATCATGAACACGACCGTCGCTGGTGCTGTGTCGGGCAGCTTCTGGGGCTTGCTCATCGGTGTCATTTTCCTCAATCCCGTCATCGGTGTGGCGATTGGCGCCGCTTCCGGCGCGCTTGGCGGTGCACTGACCGACGTCGGAATAAACGATGCTTTCATGAAAGACCTGTCGGCCACCTTGCAGCCGGGAAATGCTGCGTTGTTCGTGCTCATTCACGGAATGACCGCCGATAAGGTGCTGAGCGCAATCAAGGGATTTGGTGGCGTCGTGCTCAAGACATCGCTGGACGAGACGAAGGAGCAGATCCTGCGTGAGGCGCTTAGTCAGGCGTCCGAGGCTGCGTAA
- a CDS encoding AI-2E family transporter, with the protein MVNPIATGILVLAALYFARSILMPLAFSLFVIALAWPIQMALQRRIPRLAALLITLLLVVLVIVIVGSAIVWGLGELSQWLFYNTGRLQAIYASWTDWLEGHGIAIVSPLGELFSISRLVGLTHSLVTRLNSVAGFAVLTFIFVMLGLLEAEDLQRRLRSSLAQPQGEMLLHIGREIAGKIRRFMVVRSLACILTGLVVWAFTLVAGLELASAWAAIAFALNYIPFIGPLMATIFPTLFAIAQSGSWQLALIVFVGLNVIQFAIGSYLEPFLTGASLAISPFAVMFAVFFWSFMWGVPGAFIGVPILIVVVTWCAHEQSTRWIATLLSGGRQST; encoded by the coding sequence ATGGTCAACCCTATTGCGACCGGCATCCTCGTTCTCGCTGCGCTGTATTTCGCCAGATCGATTCTCATGCCCCTTGCATTCTCACTGTTCGTGATTGCGTTGGCATGGCCAATTCAGATGGCTCTGCAGCGGCGGATTCCGCGGTTGGCAGCCTTGCTGATCACACTTCTGCTTGTGGTTCTGGTGATCGTAATCGTGGGCTCGGCGATTGTCTGGGGGCTCGGCGAACTATCGCAATGGCTTTTTTACAATACCGGCCGATTGCAGGCGATCTACGCCAGTTGGACGGACTGGCTGGAGGGCCACGGAATTGCGATCGTCAGCCCGCTAGGAGAGCTTTTCAGTATATCCCGGCTGGTCGGCCTGACCCACAGCCTCGTCACGCGGCTGAACAGCGTCGCCGGCTTTGCCGTGTTGACCTTTATTTTCGTGATGCTGGGCCTGTTGGAAGCCGAAGACCTGCAACGTCGCCTGCGGTCATCCTTGGCCCAGCCGCAAGGGGAGATGCTGTTGCATATCGGCCGCGAAATTGCCGGCAAAATTCGCCGTTTCATGGTTGTGCGCAGTCTCGCGTGTATTCTGACGGGCTTGGTCGTGTGGGCTTTTACGCTTGTTGCCGGCCTCGAACTCGCAAGCGCTTGGGCAGCAATCGCCTTCGCGCTGAACTACATCCCATTCATCGGACCGCTCATGGCCACAATCTTCCCGACCCTGTTTGCCATCGCGCAGTCCGGGTCCTGGCAGTTGGCCCTGATTGTGTTCGTCGGCTTGAATGTCATTCAGTTTGCCATTGGCAGCTATCTGGAGCCATTTCTGACCGGCGCGTCGCTGGCGATCTCGCCTTTCGCCGTTATGTTCGCGGTGTTTTTCTGGAGCTTCATGTGGGGGGTGCCCGGCGCTTTCATCGGCGTGCCGATCCTGATTGTCGTGGTCACATGGTGCGCGCACGAGCAGTCAACACGCTGGATCGCAACGTTGCTGTCTGGGGGGCGTCAATCGACCTGA
- a CDS encoding helix-turn-helix domain-containing protein, whose translation MTSHVANAAPAGWNAHAILEPPANPAAEPTLVVPEQTPIPCFEFSTGDLPPKDQFAAWRQSFATMLDFVEPGDTEAGFAGTQVIWDLGDLALAQVSTNGLDFTSLAGHVRRDPVDHWLVTLIQDGRSQTITPSKSFDGDAGSVQVHPLGRVFEGSVTDSEMLLLFVPRDFCRDMSWGLAAAEFSVLRGGMGPLLADYLASLVQRLPTMGVNDLPGLLSATRAMLQVCIAPSPDHLTEAHDPISATLLERARRFVQHHLFQPDLSIEQMTRELGISRSRLYRLFEASGGIVHYIQHRRLLAAHAALADPNDRRRILDIADEYGFGDGAEFSRAFRREFGYCPSEVRTGVKNGPSHWHMDEVETAAPGLRLGQLLRRLQAQ comes from the coding sequence GTGACCTCGCACGTGGCGAACGCGGCTCCGGCAGGATGGAACGCGCATGCGATCCTCGAACCCCCGGCTAACCCCGCCGCCGAGCCAACATTGGTCGTTCCGGAACAAACTCCAATTCCCTGCTTCGAATTCTCGACCGGCGATTTGCCTCCGAAGGATCAGTTTGCGGCGTGGCGTCAGAGCTTTGCGACCATGCTCGACTTTGTCGAGCCGGGCGATACGGAGGCCGGTTTCGCCGGCACGCAGGTCATCTGGGATCTGGGCGATCTTGCTTTGGCTCAGGTCAGCACCAATGGTTTGGACTTCACCAGTCTGGCGGGTCACGTTCGCCGTGATCCTGTCGATCATTGGTTGGTGACCCTCATCCAGGACGGCAGATCGCAGACGATCACTCCCTCCAAGTCTTTCGACGGGGACGCCGGATCGGTGCAGGTGCATCCGCTTGGCCGGGTCTTCGAGGGAAGCGTTACAGACAGCGAAATGCTGCTGCTGTTCGTACCCCGCGACTTCTGCCGTGACATGAGTTGGGGTCTCGCCGCGGCCGAGTTCTCCGTCCTTCGTGGAGGCATGGGACCGCTGCTAGCCGACTATCTGGCCAGTCTCGTCCAGCGGCTTCCCACGATGGGTGTCAATGATCTTCCGGGCTTGCTCAGTGCGACCCGAGCGATGCTCCAGGTTTGCATCGCACCATCTCCTGATCATCTCACCGAAGCTCATGACCCGATTTCGGCTACCTTGCTCGAGCGCGCCCGTCGATTCGTGCAGCACCATCTTTTCCAGCCCGATCTGTCTATCGAGCAAATGACGCGCGAACTCGGGATATCGCGTTCCCGGCTCTACCGGCTTTTTGAGGCTTCCGGAGGAATCGTGCACTACATCCAGCATCGGCGCCTCCTGGCAGCCCATGCAGCGCTCGCGGATCCGAATGACCGCCGTCGAATTCTGGACATTGCCGACGAATACGGCTTCGGTGATGGCGCGGAATTCAGCCGCGCATTCAGGCGCGAGTTCGGGTACTGCCCGAGCGAAGTGAGAACTGGCGTCAAAAACGGCCCATCGCATTGGCACATGGACGAGGTGGAAACCGCCGCCCCCGGCCTGCGGTTGGGCCAGCTCCTTCGGCGACTGCAGGCGCAATGA
- a CDS encoding HdeD family acid-resistance protein: MTAYENGTVSSLPPTSVRILLGLVLIVGGIFVLGDLALATVISAIVIGVTAIVVGAFEMMHAFWMKGWSGFIWQFLLGILYVVFGAMAVRQPVSGALVLTYVLGLLLVASGVVRLFVGVRHWSDVGWTMVLSGTFGFLAGLVLLTGWPSTGLWVLGLLLGIDLISHGMAWLTYGWLPTAKTA; encoded by the coding sequence ATGACTGCCTATGAGAATGGAACCGTATCGAGTTTGCCACCCACATCGGTTCGCATTCTTCTTGGCCTTGTGCTGATTGTCGGGGGCATATTCGTCTTGGGCGACTTGGCGCTGGCGACCGTGATCAGCGCCATAGTCATTGGTGTTACCGCCATCGTCGTGGGTGCGTTCGAGATGATGCACGCCTTCTGGATGAAAGGATGGAGCGGCTTCATCTGGCAGTTTCTTCTCGGCATCCTGTACGTCGTTTTCGGAGCCATGGCGGTGAGGCAGCCTGTGTCGGGCGCGCTTGTCCTGACCTACGTACTTGGACTGCTGCTTGTGGCCTCAGGCGTCGTTCGCCTGTTTGTCGGCGTCAGGCACTGGAGCGACGTCGGCTGGACGATGGTTCTGTCCGGAACATTCGGATTTCTGGCCGGACTTGTTCTCCTGACTGGATGGCCCTCGACCGGCCTTTGGGTGCTTGGGCTTTTGCTGGGTATCGACCTGATTTCGCATGGTATGGCATGGCTGACATATGGCTGGTTGCCGACGGCGAAGACAGCGTAG